In Gadus chalcogrammus isolate NIFS_2021 chromosome 1, NIFS_Gcha_1.0, whole genome shotgun sequence, one DNA window encodes the following:
- the birc7 gene encoding baculoviral IAP repeat-containing protein 7 — translation MTHDRSAMFRNLEKRRMRREGERLRTFLNWPADAPVTSGDLAKAGFFYLGSGDKVQCYCCGGVLRYWVHGDTPSVDHKRYFPTCGFMLGGDVGNIPLVVAPGSSDSVDGQLVSQLQRMTVDDQAAAGHAVYPEMEAEDARLTTFHNWPPGASVQPDVLSRAGFFYTGHGDNVKCFFCDGGLRNWEPGDDPWQEHAKWFPRCEFLLRSRGQGYVSTIQDSHFHHSETVGGSQTPVSRDISSRNDVVAGLGGSSAMLSPVVQTVLRMGFQASLVESLVQTKYLLSGQHYTSVSDLVTDVLQAEGEERQRDPQSREPEVHQGPSTGTLRTRAPIKEKAVDPTPEELLRQLQEERTCKVCMDKPVSIVFIPCGHLVVCSDCATSLRHCPICRASIRGSVRAFMS, via the exons ATGACCCATGACAGGAGCGCGATGTTCCGTAATCTGGAGAAGCGACGAATGCGTCGTGAAGGAGAAAGGCTTCGAACTTTTCTGAACTGGCCCGCTGACGCACCGGTCACCTCTGGGGATCTGGCCAAAGCGGGGTTCTTCTACCTGGGTTCCGGAGATAAGGTCCAATGTTATTGTTGTGGCGGGGTTCTGAGGTACTGGGTTCACGGAGACACCCCTTCTGTCGACCACAAAAGGTATTTTCCAACTTGTGGTTTTATGTTGGGCGGAGACGTGGGGAATATTCCGCTGGTGGTCGCCCCTGGGTCCTCGGACTCCGTTGACGGTCAACTGGTGAGCCAGCTGCAGAGGATGACTGTGGACGACCAGGCAGCGGCCGGACATGCGGTTTACCCCGAAATGGAGGCAGAGGACGCCCGGCTTACAACCTTCCACAACTGGCCCCCCGGGGCCTCAGTCCAGCCAGATGTACTCTCCAGGGCAGGGTTTTTCTACACAG GGCACGGAGACAATGTTAAATGTTTCTTCTGCGACGGTGGTCTCAGGAACTGGGAGCCCGGCGATGACCCCTGGCAGGAACATGCTAAGTGGTTCCCAAG ATGTGAGTTCCTGCTACGGTCCAGAGGGCAGGGTTACGTCAGCACCATCCAGGACTCTCACTTTCATCACAGCGAGACTGTG GGTGGATCACAGACTCCTGTATCTCGAGACATCAGCTCACGGAATG ACGTGGTGGCCGGTCTGGGGGGTTCCTCCGCCATGCTGTCCCCCGTGGTGCAGACCGTGCTGCGCATGGGCTTCCAGGCCAGCCTGGTGGAGAGCCTGGTCCAGACCAAGTACCTCCTGAGTGGGCAGCACTACACCTCCGTCTCCGACCTGGTGACGGATGTGCTGCAGGCCGAGGGGGaggagcgacagagagaccCGCAGAGCAGAG AGCCAGAGGTACACCAGGGCCCCAGCACTGGAACACTGAGGACCAGGGCTCCCATTAAAGAGAAAG CTGTGGACCCCACTCCCGAGGAGCTGCTGAGGCAGCTGCAGGAGGAGCGGACCTGCAAGGTGTGCATGGACAAGCCCGTGTCCATCGTCTTCATCCCCTGCGGCCACCTGGTGGTGTGCAGCGACTGCGCCACCAGCCTGCGCCACTGCCCCATCTGCAGAGCCAGCATCAGGGGCAGTGTCCGGGCGTTCATGTCCTGA
- the nkain4 gene encoding sodium/potassium-transporting ATPase subunit beta-1-interacting protein 4, with protein MGCCSGRCTLIFICTLQLVLALERQVFDFLGYQWAPILANFFHIIMVILGLFGTIQYRPRYIVVYIVWAALWVAWNVFIICFYLDVGGLSKESDLLTFNISAHRSWWGEHGPGCVRSETQHVAGVQTAADGHSYVTVMGCLAEYQYIEVAHGGLQILSALLGFVYACYVVSAITEEEDSFDFIGGFDPFPLYHVNEKPSHLLLKPMYPST; from the exons ATGGGCTGTTGCAGCGGACGATGCACGCTCATCTttatttgcactttacaactg gtgctgGCCCTGGAGAGGCAGGTGTTTGACTTCCTTGGCTACCAGTGGGCTCCCATCCTGGCCAACTTCTTCCACATCATCATGGTCATCCTGGGCCTGTTTGGCACCATCCAGTACCGCCCGCGCTACATCGTGGTG tacaTCGTGTGGGCTGCTCTGTGGGTGGCCTGGAACGTCTTCATCATCTGCTTCTACCTTGACGTGGGAGGCCTGTCAAAG GAGAGCGACCTGCTAACGTTCAACATCTCGGCCCACCGCTCGTGGTGGGGGGAGCACGGACCGGGCTGCGTGCGGAGCGAGACACAGCACGTGGCCGGGGTGCAGACGGCGGCCGACGGCCACTCCTACGTCACCGTCATGGGCTGCCTGGCAGAGTACCAGTACATCGAGGTGGCCCACGGCGGCCTGCAGATCCTCAGCGCC CTCCTTGGGTTTGTGTACGCCTGTTATGTTGTCAGTGCCATTACTGAGGAAGAAGACAGCT TTGATTTTATTGGTGGATTTGATCCATTCCCACTCTACCATGTCAATGAGAAACCCTCCCATCTCCTGCTAAAGCCCATGTATCC GTCTACGTAA